Genomic DNA from Brassica rapa cultivar Chiifu-401-42 chromosome A04, CAAS_Brap_v3.01, whole genome shotgun sequence:
GATGATCATCTTTTCTGGCTCTGGCGGAGGAAGTTAGCCCCCGCCTTGACACGTGTTCTGAGAACATGTCATTTCCTCCCCTATAATTTACACTTGATGGGCTTACGGTCCCAAATTTTGTTAATGTGTCCTCCCCTATGTAGTTTTATGATTTTCTAGAAAATATAGTataattcactttttttttatcatagaaaCGTCTTAACCACTATATTTTCGTTCATTACATATTCTTAGATTCGAAAAATATCTGCTTTTTGGTTTTATGACTATCTCCCATTCAAATCTATACAAATTTatgcaaaaatatatttctcGACTTTGAAACTTCTCTCACACACATACtccaaataacataaaatatgtCTTGATTGtgaaactttcaaaaaaaaaatattatgtcaaaataaagtttaaatcatttttcagaaaaaagtaagttaaaatattataaaacgaCTAACAAAAAGTACCTGCAAGAAATTAACTTAATATCTAGGTTATTTACttgaaaaattaacatatataattgtaattaaatattaaaatattataaatttccatctaaataaaattgatttaagaTTTCTTACTACAAGATAAGATGATGTCTTAGAAAGATATAAATATTCTAAGCAATCTTAtttgtcaaaataaaatataaattagtacAAAAGACTAACAAGATAGAACTGACCTAAATTAGATTAATATTTATGCTACTTCTTTAAGAATTtaacatcaaaaatattttttgttaaatattagAAATAGTAAAATTCTATATCATTTGAAACAAAATGGTAATAAATATctaaagaataaaatttaaaactatttaaaaggtactaaattaataattagaatgatattatgtaaataaacataaaagttTCACTAACATGAAGAAATAAAttaaatctttaaaattttaaaaatcatatatgttaataaaaaaatacaaatcagcataaatatatattataagatgaaaaattatgaatttaatAAGTCGCTTACAGTTTTTGATTACGCTCAATAAATTGCATTACAAAGATTTTCTTAATTGTTACATCCAGTCTATCAATATACCGTAagatttttccattttttactataatgttatacaaaaataagtttgtgTAAAAAACAATTTAGGTTAAAGCATCACTAATCAATGCATTGtgagaattttttataaatttttcaaaaaaatctaatttgcTTCTCGCTATTCCAATTCCATTTTAAACTGTTTAATAATTAACTTACGAATAATGGAAATATGTTTCTACACTTAACATACAAATAATATTGTGAGGTTATACATTTTCTACACAATACCGATGACTAATATATCTGCATATGTGTAATATAATCTATCGGAAGTAGTGTAATGTAAAATCTAAACATGGAATCGTTCATATTCAAATCTCCTGaaaattcacatttttttattataaataattatttacaaaatattaaataccaaacaaattttaatattgataATGAGTTATAATTTGACGCTTTCAAAagccaaaccaaaccaaaaggCAAAATAACTAAACCAAACTAAATCCAATTTTATAAATAGTCGAACGATTCTTATATTTcttaaaccaaaaaccaaaaatcacaACCAAAGAAGAACCAAACCAAATACCAAAAATACAATTTGGAATCAAACCAAAAGCTGAACATCTATGCTTAAGCATATTAATGAACAAACATACatgttacaaaatttgttaacaaaaataatGTATACACTTTCAAAAGtgtgggtcaaaatctagtgtttCATTAAAGGGTGAATATACACatagggttaactaatttaTACTTAGGGTTTTGAGTTAAGGTAGCCCTAGGCATTCGGGTATTCGATTTGGTTTCGGGTAGGAACTATTCAGTTCCAGGTGTATCAGGTAAATCATTCTTATACTCAATAGGTACTTATgagatttcggttcggtttcagtttggttttggttcggtttctgGTACCCGTTTAATAtatgatcaaatatatatatatatatatatatagatatatataatatattagttaaCATGTTAATCTAAGTGGTATATTGGTTACACACTTGCATATCCGTTAACCCAACTAGAGTTCGAGTGACTAAAGAGTTAGTTTTGTAAgtatttactatattttaatatagaaatagcaaatatatatgtataatataagAGAGTAcataaaagataatattgtCTAGTGGTAACaatgtttttactttttctatCCAGGCCGGGTTCGAGTGGGTTGATGACAATTTACCTTATATCCAATAGTCAAATCTTCTTTTTCGGATATTTGGGTATTCGTTCGATTCTCGGTTCAGTTCTTGTTTTGGTTCGGTTAttcggatatataaatataggaaCCATTCGGGTATTTGAGGGTTTTTTGTCCGGTTTTGATTTCGGGTAATTAGGTTAGGTTTCAGTTTGGTTTTTCGGTTCCAATTTTTTTGCCGAGGGGTACGTTAAGGGATGGCGTTTTTGGGGGTGagatttaaacttttttatactaaataaataataaaattttgaaaataatttttttaaaatgtttcataaaacattttcaaatataaaccGAAAATTTCGAGAATACCGATGACTAATATATTTGCATATGTGTAATGTAATCTATCCAAAGTAGTTTAATGTAGTATCTAAACATGGAATCGTTCATATTGAAATCTCTTggaaattcacatttttttaataaataattatttacaaaataatatataccaaacaaattttaatattgaaaatGAATTATAGcttcaaatttaaagatttattGAATTGTTTTTATTGGTCTACAAAATTTACAGATTTAacatttatgaaaaatatatatttatatgaaatgaATGTTATTTACATATTcttcaaataataatttaaaaattcaatCAGATGATGTATACAAAAATATGTgatatacataaaattatagaaaatattattattttattaatataaatcatttgaacttttaataatttttaacatgATTAATAGCTATAAGATTAATAGAACTTCGgctatatttacatataaaatatatattaaaatataaattaatgatattcctaacaaaaataattaatttttcaaaacatttcactctaatttatcaaatattatatcaaaacaaataaaatttataatataaacataaaatataattaatttgttttaaactttGAAGTTTGAGTtatatttaacattaaaattatgtaaattttatAGACAAACAAACTGTATATAGCACGGTAAAACctccaattatatatataaattcattaaGTATATTATTTATAGAATTTAACCGTTCTAATTTTTAACACGAAAGTTCGAATGCGAAAAATGACCTCGGAGATAAAATCCATCAAACAAGGCTGGTCCTAAATAGGCCATTACAAAGAAAAGCCCATTAAATAGCTAAACCCCAAAAAAAGTTGCATTCAAAACCCTACCTGCAACCTTATAAAATAAGCGGCTCCGCTCTAATCATTTTTTCAAACGAACTCTTGAACCCtaatctcttcttcatcttcaagcAGCCACCTCTTTCGCCAGCTATGGAGTTTTGGGGTAGGAACTTGTTTTGTCCTTATTGCTTATGTCTGTTCATTGTCTTGTGTTATCATTTTGGGTTTTAGTTTGGGGATAAAGTGAAAAGTGTGTTCTGTTTCAAAACATTTATCTTCCTGTGTGCTTATGTTGTAGGTATTGAGATTAAGCCTGGAAAGCCCACCAAGGTGGAACAAGAAGATGGTTACATGATCCATGTCTCTCAGGTCTGTTATCAATATTAATCTAATGTCTTTTCTTGAAAGATTCTTCTGTTagtgttttgattgttttgtGGCTTGTTCTGTGTTTCAGATTGCAATTGGTGAGTTCAACAAGGTTGGAGATAAGACTGTTCAGGTCTTTGTGAAGGTTGGTGGTGATGATAAGCAAAAGCTTCTCATCGGAAACCTCTCTCAGAAGGTTCCTCAAGTTTTGCTTGATCTCTTGTTTGAGCAAGATTTTGAGGTCTCGCATGAGTGCAAAAGCACCAGTGTCTATCTTCTTGGTTACAAGACCGTTGATCCTTTGGATGGTGAGGTCAACTCTGGTGAGGTCTAAGGTTTCGATACTATAAtggttttttttatgaatgtaTTGAAAGCTGGAAGCTaatcttttaacttttttttttttaacttttgcaGATTTTGATTCAGAGGATGAGGATATTCCCATGGATATGTTTCAACGTGGTGAGTTTATTTTAGTATTGTCACTGTCTTGAAGTTTACTTTGTGGATTTGTTATGAATCTTAACTTTGTCATTTTTTATTCAGAATTGGAGAAATCAAAGGCTAATGGGTTGAATGGTCAAAAGGCCAAccttgaagatgatgaaactGACTCTGATGAGGTAGATTTTACCTGTTTACTTATCAATAGTGCAAATTTTAATATCTTATGAGTTGTGAGTCAATAAATAAGTTGGAAGCTATGATCTTTGATTTTCTGTAATGTAACGCATGTTTTCTTCTGTTTATTTGGATTAGATGGGTTcggatgaggatgaggatgactcagaagaagaagaggatacACCTGTAAAggtatttttttcttacaaactaTCTCTTGACAATTAGAGATAGCGAACATTTTAATGAATTTAATGAATCAAAAATAGGTTGCGCCTCCGAGCAAGAAGAGACCAAATGGTGGAGCaatgaacaacaacaacacagtTGCATCAAAGAAAGCCAAAGTTGCAAATCAGCAAGGTAACTAAAACTCGAGATAGAGAGATTAAAAGCGCATAAGTTTGAATGTGAAGATTGGACTAATGGTTGGTTTTAAACTGATTTGGTGTAGGAGGGCATAAGGGGCACAAGTGTGGCGGTGTTCATCCTCCAAAAAGAAACTAGAGAGAGAGCCAAGTCTCATTTTTTTCATATGAAGTTTTGATAGTATTTATTTCCCTGTTGGTGAATGGTTGAGTTACTTGTGAGGATTTTGGATTTTGTTAAATCATTCAAATATGTTTTATGTTGTTGTCTGCGATGTCACTGGTTTTAAATGAAgtatgtttttttgttatttactGATTTCAAATGAATGGTTATGATATGCTCTTTGCCTTGGTGAATTTGCCAAAACGGGTACAATGTGGACTCGGAACTTGATGCAATACTAGACGAAGAATAATTATTTAGGCTAAAAACACCATCGGTttgttatattataatttagGTACAGAATATTCTTTTATTGATCATTTTACAGTTTATAAACTTAGTAATCCATCCTTGGCTAATGTTCGGGCATTATGACTTCGTATAGGTAACACAGAATTACAGACCAGTTCGAAGAAAAATTTAGGGGATATTCCTAATGAATACCTCATTCAGATGGGAATGGAGAGAATTTGGTTACTTTGGTCTCATTCAGTCAATGTTATGATCATGTAAAAAGAAAACCCTCAGCTTATAACAAGTCTTATCTCCTTAATTTCAGGTGAAGAGTTCATGGTTTCGTGCATCTATACTTCCAATTTTCAAAGAAATAGAACTTTGCTTTGGGAAGAAATCAGATCATTGAAGGATAGTTTTAATGCTGGTAGTGTTCCTTCCTTGGATTGTATTGGGTAATTTCAACGAAATATTGGGTATTAGATGAACACTCTTGTGGAAAGTCATGCATGTTAGATGTCTCAAACCTTAATTTTGAACTGTGAGCTTACTGACCTGGTTTATGTTCGCCTTATTAAGTTCACCTAGTGGAATCAATAGGACGAGGGTCCAACTGGGAAGAAACTTGATTGTGAAATGATAATATTCCCATTTCGacaaaagaaattataaaattttttttttataaagtgtTCATGTTCAACTTTTCTTTCAAACGTATCATAAAATAACATTTctcaaaactaaaaaaaggTTACTTTTTAGAAGAAAACGACATTTACTTCAGAATACAAATTAGATACttagtttcttttatttaaGTGTTAATAACCTTGTCAGTTATGCGACCAAACAGAGAAACAAACAAAttccacaacaaaaaaaacttttattgcGTCTGCCgggagtcgaacccgggtctatTGCTTGGAAGGCAATTATCCTAACCGTTGGACTACAGACGCTATTACGTTTGTTATGCTCCtttcaaataaattaacaaaagaaagaaaaacaaacctAATCTGAGGACCGGGAAATAAAAATTCTGAGTTAGTGCAATACGAGCGTACAACAGATGTGTACTTTTATGAAACGAATCATCCCCTTAAAATACTAACACAACATTTCTGTCTAATTCATTCGCCACAAATGATTAACAATGTGCTTTCCGACAGACGCAACATACATGGCCAAAGACACCAGCTGAGAGGAGAACAAAAAATAGACGGTATACTTGAAACGGCGAACTAGCGTAATGTAATAATATTGTTTTCTTAACaagaaatgtaaaaaaaaaaagagtcaatGAGAtgtgaaaaaaaacaaagaatcgAATAGAGTTCTTAAAAATGCCAAATCAGGGCGTCTGTGTTGATAACTGGGGGACTTGTAACATTTTAGGAAGCTACTGGTTTGGATGTTGCCTTCTTCACAGCTTCTGCGTAAGTCCTATGCTGATAGGTTAAGGTCGATTCCAGCAAGTCCCACAGAGATGTCTTCGGGTTCCATCCAAGTTGGCGGTTGATGATGGTCATGTCTGGGATTCTCTTGTCACTGTCATCATAACCTTCCCCGTAAAACTCTTTTGAGCTTACATCCACCGTCGGGCTCTCTATTGCTCCCTCTCCACTCACTTTTGCGTATACCTGAAACATTGTTTCATTTTCAGAACCAATAAAGAGAAAAATGTAACTTAAACTAATCTTCCTCACCTTGGTCATCATTTCAGCAAGCTGTCGTACTGTGACTTCGTTGTTCGGGTTGCCTACATTGAATATATGCCCATTGGCCCTCTCGGGGTTTTCCTGAAACACAAACACGCAATATCAATGCAGGTTAACAGTTTGTAAACGAAAAGCACGAAGGATGGTATTAGCCAATAGAACACTCACGATCATCAAAAGAACAGCTTCGATAGCATCCTTGATGTAGATAAAAGTTCTCTGTGATTCTCCACCGTCCACAAGCTTCAGAGGCTCACGGCGAAGAAGATTCTGGAAGATAGCAACACATTAGCTCAAAAACTTGCATTAAACTAAAATTCGATAAAGACACGGATTTGTACTTACATTACTAAAGCAGGCGAGAACACGGGGGACACCTTCGCTAGGACCATCAATGCCGGGGATGAAATCCATCCTAGGTCCAATCCAGTTAAAAGGTCTCACAATGGTGAACTCCAGTCCATTCTCAGCACCCTCAGCTGTCACAAGAAACAAGTGAAGTGAAACCTTTTTGTCCTTACCACATTATATAAATTCACATGTCGTCTTATAAGAAAACGCTTACCGTAAACGAGTCTCTCAATCAACTGCTTTGCACACGCGTATGACCACCTTTGCTTCTCAATTGAACCAAATATGCAAGGGGAAACATCTTCTTTAAGAACATAGAAAGAAGGATCCTGTAAAAAGAACCACAAATCAAATTTTTGTAAACAACGTAGCAAGCATTTGTAAGCAACTGCTTTTCTACATACTCAAGATCCCATATAATAATAAACAGACTTCCATGTGTAACTGATAAAACTAGTTCGCAAAACTCTCAACTGAATACAATTCTTTTTTCCCTTTTAACAAGATCTACTGAGTCATCCATAGTCTAAATCATCTAACAGTGACATTCATAAGAGAATAAAAAGTAGAAAGCGAGGCCTGACCTCGCGTAGAGGATGATCCTTGGGAAGGAAGCTTCCAATGGTTTTACCATAAATTTCACAGGTAGAAAAGTGAATGAGACGCTTGTTGTTCTCAGAGCAGTACTTAACCTACACACCCCAACACACCAACCAATCAAATTACAACTACTACTAAGCTCTATTCTCCACAATTCTATGAACTGCTTTCAAAGCAAAGAAACACATACAACTGGAAGCGCGTCAATGAAGTTGCTGTAGATGGTATCAAGAGGACGCGTATTGTAATCAGCCGGAGTACAGATCGCCGCAAGATTAATAGTCTGCAAAGCAACAAAAGCACATCAAAACTAAGAGAAACGGATTCAGATCTGACTCTTTCAATCATCAATTCATTTTGTTATTGGCGATACGTACCAGATCCGCCATCTTGACGAGTCCTTCGAGCCTGGAATCATGCTTGATGTTGATGCGATGGAACTGGATCCGATCTTTCCACTCGGCAGTATCCGGCTCCAGCAAGTGCTTGATCTTGTCGTTGTACACGTCGAGCGCGAGCACCTTGTGCGGAGTCTCCGTTAGGAGCTTCTCGCAGAGGTGCGAGCCGATGAAACCTCCCGCGCCGATCATGCATATCGTCATCGGCTTTATCGGTTTGCCGTCCAGATCCACTCTACCGGCTCCGTTCGCCATTTGTAAGTTTGAGATCAGAAAACGAGAATCCCGCGCTTTCTCTCTCTACGAGATAACGATTGGCTGTaaagagtagagagagagagagtggtgaCGGTGGAGATATTTATGAGGGGAGAGAGGAGCATGTGAACGGAGGCAAATGTTCGTCAAAATATCCAAATCTCACTCTCTCTGCACTGGCGCgtctataaaaaaaactttaaaaatgataaaattttcgtattttttaaattatttatttaaatatttatttctatttttatatataaaaagtgaatctataagatttttttacctttttaatgagatttgttttgatcattttcttcttttacatattttttggtcaaaaatactcttgttaagttttttttggaaGATCTACTTCTTTTTCTTTAGGTTTTAAATTTATTCTGTTTTTACTGGAAATAAtgttataattctattaaaaattaaagattttttttaaactgtttGTTTACATGATTCACATTTTCAAGTGTTTATTTGTTGTAAAAGTTATATATCCATTTTGAGTTAGTATATTTTCAAACTTTacatacatattaaaatatatgtataaaattataaatacataactTCTGTTGTCAACAAAGTTAGTAAATAATATTCATAAACTCagttagttttattaaattatc
This window encodes:
- the LOC103864807 gene encoding histone deacetylase HDT4 isoform X1, with product MEFWGIEIKPGKPTKVEQEDGYMIHVSQIAIGEFNKVGDKTVQVFVKVGGDDKQKLLIGNLSQKVPQVLLDLLFEQDFEVSHECKSTSVYLLGYKTVDPLDGEVNSDFDSEDEDIPMDMFQRELEKSKANGLNGQKANLEDDETDSDEMGSDEDEDDSEEEEDTPVKVAPPSKKRPNGGAMNNNNTVASKKAKVANQQGGHKGHKCGGVHPPKRN
- the LOC103864807 gene encoding histone deacetylase HDT4 isoform X2; translation: MEFWGIEIKPGKPTKVEQEDGYMIHVSQIAIGEFNKVGDKTVQVFVKVGGDDKQKLLIGNLSQKVPQVLLDLLFEQDFEVSHECKSTSVYLLGYKTVDPLDDFDSEDEDIPMDMFQRELEKSKANGLNGQKANLEDDETDSDEMGSDEDEDDSEEEEDTPVKVAPPSKKRPNGGAMNNNNTVASKKAKVANQQGGHKGHKCGGVHPPKRN
- the LOC103864808 gene encoding UDP-D-apiose/UDP-D-xylose synthase 1, which produces MANGAGRVDLDGKPIKPMTICMIGAGGFIGSHLCEKLLTETPHKVLALDVYNDKIKHLLEPDTAEWKDRIQFHRINIKHDSRLEGLVKMADLTINLAAICTPADYNTRPLDTIYSNFIDALPVVKYCSENNKRLIHFSTCEIYGKTIGSFLPKDHPLREDPSFYVLKEDVSPCIFGSIEKQRWSYACAKQLIERLVYAEGAENGLEFTIVRPFNWIGPRMDFIPGIDGPSEGVPRVLACFSNNLLRREPLKLVDGGESQRTFIYIKDAIEAVLLMIENPERANGHIFNVGNPNNEVTVRQLAEMMTKVYAKVSGEGAIESPTVDVSSKEFYGEGYDDSDKRIPDMTIINRQLGWNPKTSLWDLLESTLTYQHRTYAEAVKKATSKPVAS